A stretch of the Chitiniphilus purpureus genome encodes the following:
- a CDS encoding MFS transporter, with amino-acid sequence MEQAAVGRKAVGVLASSTFAFTVCFAVWMMFAVIGIPIKQQLGLNETEFGLLAAMPVLTGSLVRVPLGIWTDRHGGRVVLFTLMLFTVIPIWLMGYATTYWQFLVLALFVGVAGGSFSVGTPYVARWFPKQRQGLAMGVFGAGNAGSAVTKFVAPALIVAAGGAWNVVPQVYAVAMLVTAVLFWAGSATNPAHNVAAGARFADQLRMLKDPRVWRYCQYYSVVFGGYVALALWMTKYYIGEYGFDMRVAALLAACFSLPGGVLRALGGWISDRYGAYRTTWWVMWVCWVAFFILSYPQTRFTILTTDGLQSFQIALDPTLFTALLFVVGIATAIGKASVFKFIADDFPHNIGAVSGVVGLAGGLGGFLLPILFGAALDLTGVRSSCFMLLYGTVCVSLVWMHFSFRPAAPAGIQPAAQPSTGT; translated from the coding sequence ATGGAACAGGCAGCGGTCGGAAGAAAAGCGGTGGGCGTGCTCGCGTCCAGCACGTTCGCGTTCACGGTGTGTTTCGCGGTGTGGATGATGTTTGCGGTGATCGGCATCCCGATCAAGCAGCAGTTGGGCCTGAACGAAACCGAGTTCGGGCTGCTGGCGGCGATGCCGGTGCTGACCGGCTCGCTGGTACGGGTGCCGCTGGGGATCTGGACCGACCGCCATGGCGGACGCGTGGTGCTGTTCACGCTGATGCTGTTTACGGTGATCCCGATCTGGTTGATGGGTTATGCCACCACCTACTGGCAGTTCCTGGTGCTGGCGCTGTTCGTCGGCGTGGCCGGCGGCTCGTTCTCGGTCGGCACCCCGTATGTGGCGCGCTGGTTCCCGAAACAGCGCCAAGGGCTGGCGATGGGGGTGTTCGGCGCCGGCAACGCCGGCTCCGCCGTCACCAAGTTCGTGGCGCCGGCGCTGATCGTGGCCGCCGGCGGCGCCTGGAATGTGGTGCCGCAGGTATACGCGGTGGCCATGCTGGTCACCGCTGTGCTGTTCTGGGCCGGCTCGGCGACGAACCCGGCACACAACGTGGCCGCCGGGGCGCGCTTCGCCGACCAGCTCAGGATGCTGAAGGACCCACGCGTGTGGCGCTACTGCCAGTACTACTCGGTGGTGTTCGGCGGCTACGTGGCGCTCGCACTGTGGATGACCAAGTACTACATCGGCGAGTACGGCTTTGACATGCGCGTGGCGGCATTGCTGGCGGCGTGCTTCTCCTTGCCGGGCGGGGTGCTGCGCGCACTGGGTGGCTGGATCTCGGATCGCTACGGCGCCTACAGGACCACCTGGTGGGTGATGTGGGTGTGCTGGGTGGCGTTCTTCATCCTGAGCTATCCGCAGACCCGCTTCACCATCCTGACCACCGACGGCCTGCAGTCCTTCCAGATCGCGCTCGACCCGACCCTGTTCACCGCGTTGCTGTTCGTGGTCGGCATCGCCACCGCGATCGGCAAGGCATCGGTCTTCAAGTTCATCGCCGACGATTTCCCGCACAACATCGGCGCCGTCTCCGGCGTGGTGGGTCTTGCCGGAGGGCTGGGCGGCTTTCTGCTGCCCATCCTGTTCGGCGCCGCGCTGGACCTGACAGGGGTGCGTTCCAGCTGCTTCATGCTGCTGTACGGCACCGTGTGCGTCAGCCTCGTCTGGATGCACTTCAGTTTCCGTCCCGCCGCCCCGGCCGGCATCCAGCCGGCAGCGCAACCCTCGACAGGCACCTGA
- a CDS encoding NarK family nitrate/nitrite MFS transporter, whose product MSAHVLKHWEPESTQFWQQTGERVARRNLWISIPALMLAFSVWMLWSVVVVNLDKAGFALSKNQMFWLTALPALSGATLRIFYSFLVPVFGGRKWTAISTASLLIPALGMGFALRDPGTGYPTLLLLALLCGLGGGNFSSSMANISFFFPKAKKGFATGLNAGIGNLGVSLVQFLTPLVISSAVFGALAGGGQTLVHDGAQQTIWLQNAGFIWVPFIVAATLAAWFGMNDIADAKASFADQAVIFKRKHNWLMCWLYIGTFGSFIGFSAGLAMLTKSQFPQVDPTQYAFIGPLLGALVRPLGGWLSDRIGGARVTLWTFAGMIAAVFGVLHFLPGAGAGNFQGFLGTFIVLFVLTGIGNGATFRMIPVIFLTERQRAAAGRGADAQRQALLDGNKEAAAVLGFSGAIGAYGGFFIPKSFGTAIEFTGTPHAALYCFIVFYLSCMAVTWWHYARRHAPMPC is encoded by the coding sequence ATGTCCGCGCATGTACTCAAGCACTGGGAGCCCGAGAGCACCCAGTTCTGGCAGCAGACCGGCGAGCGTGTCGCCCGCCGCAATCTGTGGATCTCGATTCCCGCATTGATGCTGGCGTTCAGCGTCTGGATGCTGTGGAGCGTCGTGGTGGTCAATCTGGATAAGGCAGGCTTTGCCCTATCCAAGAACCAGATGTTCTGGCTGACCGCGCTGCCGGCCTTGTCGGGCGCGACGCTGCGCATCTTCTACTCCTTCCTGGTGCCGGTGTTCGGCGGTCGCAAGTGGACGGCGATCTCCACCGCCAGCCTGCTGATCCCGGCACTGGGCATGGGTTTCGCATTGCGCGACCCGGGCACCGGCTACCCGACGCTGCTGCTGCTGGCGCTGCTGTGCGGGCTGGGCGGGGGCAATTTCAGCTCCAGCATGGCCAACATCAGTTTCTTCTTCCCCAAGGCCAAAAAGGGCTTCGCCACCGGGCTGAATGCCGGGATCGGCAATCTGGGCGTGTCGCTGGTGCAGTTCCTCACGCCGCTGGTGATCTCATCGGCGGTATTCGGCGCGCTGGCCGGCGGCGGGCAGACCCTGGTGCACGACGGCGCGCAGCAGACGATCTGGCTGCAGAACGCCGGCTTCATCTGGGTGCCGTTCATCGTCGCCGCCACGCTTGCCGCATGGTTCGGCATGAACGACATCGCCGACGCCAAGGCATCGTTCGCCGACCAGGCGGTGATCTTCAAGCGCAAGCACAACTGGCTGATGTGCTGGTTGTATATCGGCACCTTCGGGTCGTTCATCGGCTTCTCGGCCGGACTGGCGATGCTGACCAAGTCGCAGTTCCCGCAGGTCGACCCGACCCAGTACGCCTTCATCGGGCCGCTGCTGGGCGCGCTGGTGCGTCCCCTGGGCGGCTGGCTGTCGGACCGCATCGGCGGCGCCCGGGTCACGCTGTGGACATTCGCCGGCATGATCGCGGCGGTGTTCGGGGTGCTGCACTTCCTGCCCGGCGCCGGCGCGGGGAATTTCCAGGGTTTCCTTGGCACATTCATCGTGTTGTTCGTGCTGACCGGCATCGGCAACGGCGCCACCTTCCGGATGATCCCGGTGATCTTCCTGACCGAGCGGCAGCGCGCCGCGGCGGGCCGGGGCGCGGACGCGCAACGGCAGGCCCTGCTCGACGGCAACAAGGAGGCCGCGGCGGTGCTGGGGTTCTCCGGGGCCATCGGCGCGTATGGCGGGTTCTTCATCCCCAAGAGCTTCGGCACCGCCATCGAATTCACCGGCACGCCCCATGCCGCGCTGTATTGCTTCATCGTCTTCTATCTGAGCTGCATGGCGGTCACCTGGTGGCATTACGCCCGCAGGCACGCACCGATGCCGTGCTGA
- a CDS encoding nitric-oxide reductase large subunit — protein MKASRRLWLWLAGVFLLSFAALGWMGREIYLAAPPVPQRVLAADGSEVFGPGQVMRGQQAWLAAGGQQLGSVWGHGSYVAPDWSADWLHREAVALREAYAQQRHRRAFVQLNAEEQAAIAARVKHELRTNRYDAKSGTVTMSVERAQVVRAIAAHYRSLFGTDPALDALREQYAMVHGSIDNAADLQALPAFFFWSAWSAATDRPGERGLSYTSNWPHEPLVDNTPTTGNGIWSVVSVILLLAGIAGMILFYNLHHDDADPQPPKHDPLFDLQPTPSMRATAKYFYVVIALLLLQVVMGVISAHYAVEGQTFFGLPLADVLPYVASRTIHTQLGVLWIATAWLATGLYIAPALSGTEPRWQRLGVNVLFYALVLIVVGSLLCGWLGTQQRLGTDFAFWLGNQGLEYTSMGRIWQYGLFAGLMIWLGLMARGLWPALKRPSESRGLIAMVFLSATCIGAFYASSLMWGQQTHYAMIEYWRWWLVHLWVEGFFEVFATAVIALIFSRLGLIQTATANAAIVLETIVFLFGGILGTLHHLYFTGTPTSVIAVGAVFSALEVVPLALLGFEGYRNYRRIGAAPWVANYRWIIMCFVAVGFWNTVGAGLLGFAINPPISLYYVQGLNMTPAHGHAALFGVYGMLGIGLTLFCLRGLMPRDAWQERPLAAAFWLLNIGLAMMVFMSLVPAGLYQAWASVSEGLWYARSPQIIHSPVMTALVWLRVPGDIVFGLGVLALGVFALRLLRRPAPAPRDAVRPLAGAAGSR, from the coding sequence ATGAAGGCGTCACGCAGGTTATGGCTTTGGTTGGCAGGCGTGTTCCTGCTGTCCTTTGCCGCATTGGGCTGGATGGGCCGGGAAATCTATCTGGCAGCCCCGCCGGTACCGCAACGGGTGCTGGCCGCCGATGGCAGCGAGGTGTTCGGTCCGGGGCAGGTGATGCGGGGCCAGCAGGCCTGGCTCGCCGCCGGCGGCCAGCAGCTGGGTTCGGTCTGGGGCCACGGCAGCTACGTGGCGCCGGACTGGTCGGCCGACTGGCTGCACCGCGAAGCGGTGGCGCTGCGCGAAGCCTATGCGCAACAGCGGCATCGCCGCGCCTTCGTGCAGCTCAATGCCGAAGAACAGGCCGCGATTGCGGCGCGGGTCAAGCACGAGCTGCGCACCAACCGCTATGACGCCAAGAGCGGCACCGTGACCATGAGCGTCGAGCGCGCCCAGGTGGTGCGCGCCATCGCTGCGCACTATCGCAGCCTGTTCGGTACCGATCCCGCACTCGATGCGCTGCGCGAGCAATACGCCATGGTGCATGGCTCGATCGACAACGCAGCCGATCTGCAGGCACTGCCGGCGTTCTTCTTCTGGTCGGCCTGGTCGGCAGCGACCGACCGGCCGGGCGAGCGTGGTCTTTCCTACACCAGCAACTGGCCGCACGAGCCGCTGGTGGACAACACCCCCACCACCGGCAACGGCATCTGGTCGGTGGTCAGCGTGATCCTGCTGCTGGCGGGCATCGCCGGGATGATCCTGTTCTACAACCTGCATCACGACGATGCCGACCCGCAGCCGCCCAAGCACGATCCGCTGTTCGACCTGCAGCCCACCCCGTCGATGCGCGCCACCGCCAAGTATTTCTACGTGGTGATCGCGCTGCTGCTGCTGCAGGTGGTGATGGGCGTGATCAGCGCGCACTACGCGGTGGAAGGACAGACCTTCTTCGGCCTGCCGCTGGCCGACGTGCTGCCGTACGTGGCAAGCCGCACCATCCATACCCAGCTTGGCGTGCTGTGGATCGCCACCGCCTGGCTTGCCACCGGGCTGTACATCGCCCCGGCGCTGTCGGGCACCGAGCCGCGCTGGCAGCGCCTGGGCGTGAACGTGCTGTTCTATGCGCTGGTGTTGATCGTGGTCGGCTCGTTGCTGTGCGGCTGGCTGGGCACGCAGCAGCGGCTGGGCACCGACTTTGCGTTCTGGCTGGGCAACCAGGGGCTCGAATACACCAGCATGGGCCGGATCTGGCAGTACGGCCTGTTTGCCGGATTGATGATCTGGCTGGGCCTGATGGCACGTGGTCTGTGGCCGGCACTCAAGCGGCCGTCGGAGAGCCGCGGGCTGATCGCGATGGTGTTCCTGTCGGCCACCTGCATCGGCGCCTTCTACGCCAGCTCGCTGATGTGGGGCCAGCAGACCCACTACGCGATGATCGAGTACTGGCGCTGGTGGCTGGTGCACTTGTGGGTGGAAGGCTTCTTCGAGGTGTTCGCCACCGCGGTGATCGCGCTGATCTTCTCGCGGCTGGGCCTGATCCAGACTGCCACCGCCAATGCCGCCATCGTGCTGGAAACCATCGTCTTCCTGTTCGGCGGCATCCTGGGCACGCTGCATCACCTGTACTTCACCGGCACGCCCACCTCGGTGATCGCGGTCGGCGCGGTGTTCTCGGCACTGGAGGTGGTACCGCTGGCGCTGCTCGGCTTCGAAGGCTACCGTAACTACCGCCGCATCGGCGCCGCGCCATGGGTGGCGAACTATCGCTGGATCATCATGTGCTTCGTCGCGGTCGGCTTCTGGAACACCGTGGGCGCCGGTCTGCTCGGATTTGCCATCAACCCGCCGATCTCGCTGTACTACGTGCAGGGGCTGAACATGACGCCGGCCCATGGCCACGCCGCACTGTTCGGGGTGTACGGCATGCTCGGCATCGGCCTGACGCTGTTCTGCCTGCGCGGGCTGATGCCGCGCGATGCCTGGCAGGAACGGCCGCTGGCCGCCGCCTTCTGGCTGCTGAACATCGGGCTGGCGATGATGGTGTTCATGTCGCTGGTCCCTGCGGGCCTGTACCAGGCGTGGGCCAGCGTCAGCGAAGGGTTGTGGTACGCACGCTCACCGCAGATCATCCATTCGCCGGTGATGACGGCGCTGGTCTGGCTGCGCGTGCCGGGCGACATCGTGTTCGGACTGGGTGTGCTTGCACTGGGCGTCTTCGCGCTGCGGCTGCTGCGCCGGCCGGCGCCCGCGCCCCGGGACGCCGTCCGACCGCTGGCGGGAGCGGCCGGCAGCAGATAG
- a CDS encoding TetR/AcrR family transcriptional regulator encodes MSILGKLSFKDQAFKLREDAILDATTRILAGKGFDLMTMDDVALEVGISKPSLYKHFKSKEDLVGEAMIRLIDGAQAFIDALSAEQGPRDKLSALLEWALRVRLAGGLPFLPSTSSHVREMLTRNLRYVTRVLKLNSALEKLVERGKKAGELRADLPTDVILYSYYARTCDPSVEYLKLYSKMNDDEIVAAMLAVAFSGIAARQADVRRQADGAG; translated from the coding sequence ATGAGTATTTTAGGCAAGCTGAGCTTCAAGGACCAAGCCTTCAAGCTGCGCGAGGACGCCATCCTTGACGCGACCACGCGCATCCTGGCGGGCAAGGGCTTTGATCTGATGACGATGGACGACGTCGCGCTGGAGGTGGGGATCTCCAAACCCAGCCTCTACAAGCACTTCAAGTCCAAGGAGGATCTCGTCGGCGAGGCCATGATCCGGCTGATCGATGGTGCCCAGGCCTTCATCGACGCGCTGAGCGCTGAGCAGGGTCCCAGGGACAAGCTGTCGGCCCTGCTCGAATGGGCATTGCGGGTGCGGCTGGCCGGCGGGCTGCCGTTCCTGCCTTCCACCAGCAGCCATGTCCGCGAGATGCTGACGCGCAACCTGCGCTACGTGACCCGGGTGCTCAAGCTGAACAGTGCGCTGGAAAAGCTGGTGGAGCGTGGCAAGAAGGCGGGGGAACTGCGTGCGGATCTGCCGACCGATGTCATTCTCTACAGCTATTACGCCCGCACCTGCGATCCTTCGGTGGAGTATCTCAAGCTGTACAGCAAGATGAACGACGACGAGATCGTCGCCGCCATGCTCGCGGTCGCGTTCAGCGGCATCGCCGCCAGGCAGGCTGATGTCCGCCGCCAGGCCGATGGCGCGGGCTGA
- a CDS encoding DUF4397 domain-containing protein, whose protein sequence is MKQWKQWLTRTVLAATALGLAACNGSDGDNSDEAKPTAQIRVVHASPDAPNVDVYANGSRALANVPYKAASALLTVPAGNLPLRVTVAGTDTAVDSFTDALPALEAGKIYTVFAAGRLAQIAPLAIVEDNLAPAAGQLKLRVVHAAPSAGNVDIYLTAPDADLATATPALGNVAFRADSGVLPVAAGSYRVRITPAGSKTVAYDSGTLDLAAGADLVVAAVETENAVSPVSLLLLTRNAAAPVSELKDARARVRAIHAISDAPAVDVLANGAALFSGVSYYAVSDYAAVPAAAYTVTVATAAGGTEVISQALTLDRASSYSVFAIGLAAGSGPTAPRFLVAADNLSLPATGSAKVRVVHASPGAPNVDIYANGNRVLANVPYPAASDYLEVPAGSYTFDVRPAGDAATVVQTLTATLEANRIYTVVARGVVGSSGAAAFTLSPVVDR, encoded by the coding sequence ATGAAACAGTGGAAACAGTGGTTGACACGCACGGTGCTGGCAGCGACAGCACTGGGCTTGGCTGCCTGCAATGGCAGTGACGGTGACAACAGCGATGAGGCGAAGCCAACTGCCCAGATACGGGTGGTGCATGCATCGCCCGATGCGCCCAATGTCGATGTGTACGCCAACGGCAGCCGGGCGCTGGCCAACGTGCCCTACAAGGCCGCCAGTGCGCTGCTGACAGTCCCGGCGGGCAATCTGCCGCTGCGCGTGACGGTAGCGGGCACCGATACGGCCGTCGACTCCTTCACCGACGCGCTGCCAGCGCTGGAGGCCGGCAAGATCTACACGGTGTTTGCAGCCGGCCGGCTGGCACAGATCGCACCGCTGGCGATTGTGGAGGACAACCTCGCCCCTGCTGCTGGTCAGCTCAAGTTGCGCGTGGTCCATGCGGCACCGTCTGCCGGCAATGTCGATATCTACCTCACCGCACCGGATGCGGACCTGGCCACTGCCACGCCCGCTCTTGGCAACGTGGCGTTCCGCGCCGATTCCGGTGTCCTGCCGGTGGCCGCGGGCAGCTACCGGGTACGGATCACACCGGCGGGCAGCAAGACTGTCGCGTACGACAGCGGCACGCTGGATCTTGCGGCGGGCGCTGATCTGGTGGTTGCGGCGGTTGAGACCGAGAACGCGGTCTCGCCGGTCTCGCTGTTGCTGCTGACCCGCAATGCCGCCGCTCCGGTGAGCGAGCTGAAGGACGCGCGTGCGCGGGTCCGTGCCATCCACGCCATATCCGATGCGCCGGCGGTCGATGTGCTGGCCAACGGCGCGGCATTGTTCTCGGGCGTGAGCTACTACGCGGTTTCGGACTACGCTGCGGTTCCCGCTGCGGCCTACACCGTGACAGTGGCAACGGCGGCGGGTGGCACCGAGGTGATCTCGCAAGCGCTGACGCTGGATAGGGCAAGCAGCTACAGCGTATTCGCGATTGGCCTGGCTGCAGGGTCCGGCCCCACTGCGCCCCGTTTCCTGGTGGCAGCGGACAATCTTTCGTTGCCAGCAACCGGCTCGGCCAAGGTTCGTGTCGTCCATGCCTCGCCAGGGGCACCCAATGTCGACATATATGCCAATGGCAATCGCGTGCTGGCCAATGTGCCTTACCCTGCTGCGTCGGACTACCTGGAAGTGCCTGCCGGCAGCTACACCTTCGACGTGCGGCCCGCCGGCGATGCCGCGACAGTGGTACAGACGCTGACCGCAACGCTCGAGGCCAACCGTATCTATACCGTGGTCGCCCGTGGCGTGGTGGGCAGCAGCGGCGCTGCTGCCTTTACGCTCAGCCCGGTAGTTGATCGATAA